From the Hevea brasiliensis isolate MT/VB/25A 57/8 chromosome 13, ASM3005281v1, whole genome shotgun sequence genome, the window CAGTGTGAAAAGGGTAATTCAGTGGAAAAATGGTCAGATGTTTCCTATGTTATTGTATATAGAAATACTAATTTGAAATTGACAACAAGCTATTAACTTtagtgttaagttctagtatatAGCAAACAGCTTACCACAAGATCATAAAGTACACAAGTTGAAGTTCTACACCAATTCAGAACTACAGGCTACTGCATCATATATCATCTCTAACACATGCAAGGCACAACGTACATTTAACAGCAAACTGAGCACATTCAGCAGCTGGAAAGAACATCATCATTAAAAGGTCACTCCCTCAAAAGCCAACCACAGAGAAGTTCCGGTTCCTTTGCAATGTGCATGCACCAAAAGCAGCATTTTCCAGTAAAAGATCCCATGCCAAATCCATTTATGTGACTAGTTTTATGCAATGTTATGCATAAACATTCTCTTAGAAGATGTCATAGTCATGAGACAGAGCGTTTTATAGACTAACTCTATAGAAGGAAAAAGaggaaattaaaaagaaagagctTAGCTTGAGATAAAAATGGCATAAACATAAAGAAACTTACAGGACTTAAAAACACCCTAGTCTTTCATAATCTGCTCCGTCATTAACATCCTGGAACTCATAGACATCTTCAGTACTCAAACACTAGGATCCTATTGGTTCCATCAGCTAGCCTATAGATCAGACTCTTTGATTCCCAGTAATACACTGCTGAAAGCacacaatttctttgtcatcaatCCCTAATGTGTTAGCTAGCATATCAAGACAAGACTTTGTTCAACTGTTCTACTGTTTAAGACCATCTGAAACATTTTTCAGCATTATTCAGATTTTGAATTCCCAACAAAATATACCAGACCAGACCCATGTCCCAATTCCATCTTATCCTTCATAAGAATTTGCTTTCTTATTATGTTCATTAGGTACATTATGTGAACAAAAATATATATGATTCCAAATCCATAGAGATGACAATTAAGAAACACAAGCCGCTCACACTTCATGGAGAAGTAAAAGATAATAGAGGAGTCATTTAACCTGAACCGAGCAAGAAAGCCATGAGCAATGTCCCTGTTGAACGGATCACTTGACGCAAGTCTGCTCTAAACAAGAGCAAAGGAACCGCTAGTGGCACTAGGAACTCCAAGACAACGGAATACGCCGCCGTTTTATATGGAATGATTCCGAGATTACTCGCTGCTAGCCCAACCAATGTGCTCACTAAGGGCGCACTCACCATGCTCCCAATCTTGGTCCTTTCAGACCTTCAAAAGTCAAATAAAACACAGAACTTGAGCGGGTGATGCGTGCCTCtgcgtgtgtgtgtgagagagaggggATACCAGATACCAAAAACTCCGGTGGCGAAGAGAGCAGTCCATGTGCCCCACTGGTCGTCGGGAGAAATGATAGGATACCTCAGATGTGAACAGAGTTTTGTTGGTTGAACCAATTTAGTGGTCTTAAGCTGTATTGAAGAAGGTGGGAATTTTGTTGTATGATAGCTTCGATGTAAGGGCGTAGATACTGAGTAGCTTGATGAAAGGGTGAGGAGGTTATGGCGGGAAGAGGAGGGTGACAGATGGAGTAACGGAATTGGTACTGAAGGAGAGAAAGGGAAATAATGTAACGGTGATGTGAATGTCAGGGAAGCCATCAATGGAGGAGCACTGAACATTTCTGGCTGGCAAGGCAAGGCAAGGCAAGGCAAAGACTCAAGGCTTCTTCATTTAGGATTAatctctttttattattattattttttgaattgcattgttttaattatattaattgaaAGGATATTTCTTATCCACgtcaatttaatttatacaatcaggcaattaaaaattaaaattttatatttatggtGAATAATTTTTACCTACCTTATAGTATAAACACTCACtgaatcatttaatttttaattgatttaattaatttatcattattttaaattatatatcaaTTCCTGAATAGTTAATCATCAAATTTTTAATTGGTTAGGTTAATTTGTCATTTCAATTTCCGAATAGGCGAGTGAATACCTCCGCTGCAGGACATGCTCATCCggcactttatttttttttttttttattccatctGCCGCTTCTGTTTGATCCTTTCCAGATACGCCGGTGCGATTGTGCTGAACGTGGCATGGAAATAACGTTATCAATCTTTTAGATTCTGATTGGTGGACCCACCCGTTTTACTCTTGCAAGGATGGAGCCTGGAACCAGGGCTATTTACGAAAGAGGCGCCCAAAATGGGAAACTTCGCAACTTTTGAGTTTTGCAAGCAATTTGCATTAGCTTAGAAATCGACAGATGAAAGTTAATTTGGATCAAATCAGACATCAATGTaggtaaaaaatatttattaaaatttagtgcAATTATTTATTCTAGACAAGTTGTTTTAAAATTatgtaacaattttttttttttttaagatatcaTCATATCAGCAAAATACTTGTCCCGCTATATATATACCTACTAATAACAGTAAATCTCATTGCATGGAGTCCAGTCCCCTGACATGTGAGGGGGCGTTTTGTGTATCTTTTAGGAATTGCTATGTCTTTCTGCAATACATCATGTGATTGGATCTTGGAATTTGATAAACTGTTTAGATAAAGAGAAATGTAAAACGCGCATTAACATCATACACTTGCCATGTCAAATTGCGATCCGGGAAGCACCAAATCAGGAGTAATTGGAAGAAATACTTTTATGCTCCAAAGTTCCAGGACAAAGCACAGGGCTCATATTCATACATCCACATCCACATCCACAAACCTTGATAATGTTTTCACAAATTACTTGTCGACTTCCCATAGATTTAAATTCATAAACAAGAAATTCcatcaaaaagaaaaaaatcataaacaagaaaacatcCTGGCATTATGCCGCTAATAATAGCATTTCATGAAATTACAAAACCCTTAATCTTATTTTCATAATCCAATGCTGTTGTTAACAAGCCATTTCCATAACCCACAAACTTGAGGACATGGAAAGTCGCGCTAAATAATCTTGTGCAACATGTCAACAACACTACACACCTGAAATTTGGCACAGTGATGCTCAACCTAATTCTGAAAATACTTCCAACATTTAAGCTCTCTTAAGCATCTTTATTCAACATCTTTTGACAGATGTATGGTCAACCCTATTGTTGCAAGAAATGGTGCCAGCTTGCTTCTGCTTCTTCATGCTAGAGCTCTCTTCTTCCAAGGTTCTCAATTTGTTCTTTATTGCAGCTATCTTAGCACTCCGACTCATCTGCCCTGAAGTGCCACCAACAATGCCTGTTTTTGTCATCTCACCTACTGCTCTAGAAGAATTGTGTGCAGCTTCCTCCAAGTGTTTCTCGCTGGCAAGGCGAACAACCAAAGGGCGGCCACAAGCTAATCTCCCATGCATCTTCTCCTTAGCCAATTTAGCTTCCTGCATGCTCACTTTATACGTGGAAATCAGGAATTTGCCTAAAAACAAAGTCAAACATGCAGACAACTTACCTCTTTGTTGCTAAACTGAATAAAAGCAAAGCCCCGTGGCTCTCCACGTTTTGGTCCACGAGTATGCCATAAGAAGTCCTCAGATACAATGTTGCCATATGGAGAAAACATCTTAATAAGAGCAGCCCTGAAGATGTGAAATATAAATAACAACCAGATAACATCAACTATAAAGTTTTGCAATGAAGAACGCAAGCTTGAAATTTTTCCTTACTCTGTTATTCTCAAGTCAAGGTTGCCAATGTAAAGTCTGCTTTCAACCTTCTCATCAATGAAACCATTAGGATCCTGCATTTGGTTTTCATACACAACACCAGGACATTCTTATCACATGAGAAATTAAACCTTGTTTAGAAAGAGCTTTGAATTTCTGCTAGCTTAGAAGCTCCCACACAACAATTAAAACATTAGTAGACGATGAATTGGTATTTTGGATTCCATAATGAAATAACTTTGGGAAGTGAACTGAAGTTGCTCCTACTAGTAAACCTACCAAGGTTAGTTTTATTACCAGTTGGTCCACAACAACCAGATATTAAAGCTCTGGCATAGGCAACTAACCTGATGCTATATTATTGTATTACTGTTTAATCAATAAAGACAAGGACCAATGTTCAGCGTGTGGTCCTCAGATTAAAAGGAAATCTCAGTTCTAGAACTACCAAAATTAACCTTCGAAATATATAATATGACATGCATACATAGCCAGCAGGCACATTTTAAAGCACAAAGCAAAGTTGCTGCTATACCAGCAAACATGAACTCACACGTAGAAAAATCTAACTTCATTCAAGGTGAAAAACTAGGAGAAGTCAACAAATACACCACACAATTCAGAAAAGCAAGTGACCTGGAGAGCCAACAGGACAATATAGCAATTCACATACACATTCTCTTTCAATAGTGAATTTACCATATCAGTTTATGGTGCACAAGCAGAAAGAATTTCAGTACTTCAAAGCAGCAGTCAATACAAACCTGCATTTATACAAATGTTACAAGATTATTAAAAGATTAATCCAATCAATCCAACAAACAAAATTCTAGTCAAGCAGAAACCCATCATAGCCCAACACTGGTCCTTTTGCAATAGATCAAAAAATGAAGCAAAGATATAACATTTGTCCAGAGATCGACAAAATGCTATCAAGCATACTGTTTTCCAATAGGTTATGGGGAAATCGAGCTGTTATCaacaaatattcaaattatattttatttttctcataacattaACGCGTCAATAGCTGCCATTTTGACTGACTATAATTAATGCGTCAATTAAACCAGGGAAGTTCAATTTCTACAAAGACGAGCCCTAATTGGAACTGTATCATCTCCTTCGCATCTCCAAAATAACAAGAACTTGATAACGTATATCCCTATCGGTTCATAAGCTCTGATAGGATTGCAGTGAGAGAGATGGGAGGTAATAACAGTGCAAACAAAAACCTAGAAATTAGAAAGAGAGGACGACACAGAACTTACCCTCAGATTGAAGATTGCCCGTCGATACGACGTTGTTATGTGGCTCTCTGGAGATAGGAACTAATTGCAGACAGATGATCGAACTCAAGCGCGGGAGAGGATAGAGTATACTTAGTATAGTTCATCAGGAGAGGAGAATATCTACTCAAGTTCTTTCGATTGGAGATTGTGCAACGCAAAGCATCAAGCAGGTCAACAAGACGACGTATGACTGGTTAAAACGACGTCGTAGAAAGTTGCATTTGTTACGCGGATGCGTTTAAGTTACACTTTACTCTCACTTCTACGCTGTTATCAATTTTATACTTaatagaaataataaaaattcaaacaaagtaaacatgtaaacaaaaataaaagaataattttattttattattttttaatatgcatagcatttatttgttttttttaatagaaaattaagaaagaaaattttatattaaataaattatatatttttgatCACTAAATTAAGTGAAGTTATATTTGTagattatttatttcttttttaaagtTTAAGAAAGTGATGAAAtttagttatattttatttttagaaaaaataaattttctttattatataattttatttttaaatctatAAATGATACTTCCTTAAAGTAATAGCAtggttttaaaaaaaaattattagaaagtggtTTTTTATGATTAACTACTTAagttttaaaaagtaaaaaaagacaaaataaaatttctgcacaaaatttaaaaataatagcaaaacttttaatcttaaattatcacattaatttcaattttaataattaatttaattaaatcatttaattaataaaaataatttaaatatttactgATATTAGTAATATTATAGTGTATTTAGTATTACTGTT encodes:
- the LOC110643486 gene encoding uncharacterized protein LOC110643486 isoform X2, with protein sequence MDPNGFIDEKVESRLYIGNLDLRITEAALIKMFSPYGNIVSEDFLWHTRGPKRGEPRGFAFIQFSNKEEAKLAKEKMHGRLACGRPLVVRLASEKHLEEAAHNSSRAVGEMTKTGIVGGTSGQMSRSAKIAAIKNKLRTLEEESSSMKKQKQAGTISCNNRVDHTSVKRC
- the LOC110643486 gene encoding uncharacterized protein LOC110643486 isoform X1, which codes for MQDPNGFIDEKVESRLYIGNLDLRITEAALIKMFSPYGNIVSEDFLWHTRGPKRGEPRGFAFIQFSNKEEAKLAKEKMHGRLACGRPLVVRLASEKHLEEAAHNSSRAVGEMTKTGIVGGTSGQMSRSAKIAAIKNKLRTLEEESSSMKKQKQAGTISCNNRVDHTSVKRC